A region of Anaerolineae bacterium DNA encodes the following proteins:
- a CDS encoding molybdopterin-dependent oxidoreductase: protein MKKRGRGIACMWYPIGFTVSANPSAAVVKVNEDGTATVLTGTVETGQGSLTVLAQIAAEELGISPHEVIMVSADTDGTPVDTGAIASRTTYVTGNAIRLAAKEAKKILFEVAAPMLGVRTDQLETRQGRIWVIDFPQKNISIGEVAYYSQVKLGRPVQGSASWNPPTVPLDPQTGQGKPFNTYVYATQIAEVEVDTETGQVDVLRIVAAHDCGTPINPMLVEGQIQGGISMGVGFALSEEMVFSSNGTLLTSSLSNYLIPTTMDMPEIEVIIVDNYDPTGPFGAKGVGEPTLVPTAAAILNAIYDAVGVRLYSLPATPEKVLKALREKEAQNNTASSIH, encoded by the coding sequence ATGAAGAAGCGAGGACGCGGTATCGCGTGTATGTGGTATCCCATCGGGTTCACGGTTTCCGCCAATCCCAGCGCCGCCGTGGTGAAGGTGAACGAGGACGGCACGGCGACGGTGCTCACGGGGACAGTGGAGACCGGCCAGGGGTCTCTGACGGTCCTGGCCCAGATTGCGGCGGAGGAGTTGGGGATATCGCCGCATGAAGTTATCATGGTGTCGGCAGACACGGACGGCACGCCGGTGGATACCGGCGCGATTGCCAGCCGCACGACGTATGTCACCGGCAATGCCATACGTTTAGCGGCGAAGGAAGCAAAGAAAATACTGTTCGAGGTGGCCGCGCCGATGCTGGGGGTGCGCACGGATCAGTTGGAAACGCGGCAGGGGCGCATCTGGGTGATTGACTTCCCCCAGAAGAATATTTCCATCGGTGAGGTGGCGTATTACAGTCAGGTTAAGTTGGGCCGGCCGGTCCAGGGAAGTGCCTCGTGGAACCCTCCTACGGTGCCCCTGGACCCGCAGACCGGCCAGGGCAAACCCTTCAACACCTATGTCTATGCCACCCAGATCGCCGAGGTCGAGGTGGATACGGAGACGGGACAGGTAGACGTCCTGCGCATCGTGGCGGCGCATGATTGCGGCACGCCCATCAACCCCATGCTGGTGGAAGGCCAGATTCAGGGAGGCATCTCCATGGGAGTGGGGTTTGCCTTGAGCGAGGAAATGGTCTTTTCCAGCAACGGCACACTGCTGACGTCCAGCCTGTCCAATTATCTGATACCCACCACCATGGATATGCCCGAGATCGAGGTCATCATCGTGGACAACTATGACCCCACGGGACCCTTCGGCGCTAAAGGCGTGGGGGAACCGACACTGGTGCCGACGGCGGCGGCGATCCTGAATGCCATTTACGATGCGGTGGGGGTGCGGCTGTATTCCCTGCCGGCCACTCCCGA